The sequence below is a genomic window from Hydrogenimonas thermophila.
TTTGCTATTATCAACCAATTTTTGATTCTAAAACACTCTCCATAGTAAAATATGAGGCACTTGTAAGACTTATTAAAAAAGATCAAACAGTTGTTGGTCCATATTTTTTTCTAGAACAGATATTTTCAACAACACTTTATACTGAACTTACTAATGTAGTTATTGAAAATGTATTTAATAAAATTGAGCAGACAGGTGCCAAGATAAGTATTAATCTTAACTTTTCTGATATTCTTGATAGTAAAATATATGATTCTGTTATAAAGAGTATAAAAAAACATAAAACATATGCGTCTTTGCTTGCAATAGAGCTATTAGAATATGAAGAGCTTGAAAATATAGATATCATAAAAAAAAGAATTGATGAAATTAGATCATATGGTGTTTTAATAGCATTAGATGACTTTGGTAGCGGGTATGCAAATTATGAGATATTTAAGCACCTTCCAATAGATATTATTAAAATAGATGGCAGCTTAATCAAAGATCTACCAAATTCTGAAATATCATTAAAAATTGTAAAATCTATCATTCTTCTTGCAAAAGAGCTTGACATTAAAATGGTAGCAGAGTTTGTCCACTCAAAAGAGGTACTTTCTAAAGCAAGATTTTTAGGAATAGAGTATCTTCAAGGATTTTATCTTTCACCACCACAAGAGAATATATAGTATAAAGAAGAGAGAAAACTCTCTTCTTTATTGTAATAGTTTCATAACATTTTGCTGAACAGCATTAGCCTGACTCATAGCATAACTTCCAGATTGTGCTAGAAGGTTATGTTTGTTGAAGTTTGCACTCTCTTCTGCAAAGTCAACATCTCTAATTTGACTCTCTGCAGATTTAACATTAACTTGAGTAACAGATATATTGTTAACAGTTGAAACAAGCTGATTTTGAACAGAACCAAGATCACTTCTGATTTTATCAAGAAGTTTTTGAGCAGATTCAGCTATATCAATAACAGCCATAGCACCTTTTAGAGTAGTAACACCGGCATTAACACCACCTGAAACTTGATAAGCTATATTATCATTAGCTACAAAGCCCATTGCTTCTGCTTGTGAAGATGTGAAACCACCTTTGATAGAACGTAAATTGATTGTCTCTTCTGATTCGTTACTACCATCAAATCCAATATTAGTTCCACCACTAACAACAATATCTCGTGCATCAAGTCGTACTAAAGTTAATCGTCCATAGTTAACTTCAGTTTGGTCAGTTCCAAATCCTACTGCAGATAGACCTGATGATGCAGAAACAACAATACCACGACCATCAACACTGGTTAGATTAAGGTGTCCACGCTCATCAATTGATGCTTCAACACCAGTTTTATCTTTTAATAAATTAATAGCATTCACTAATGCACCGTTTTTATCATTTGCATCAACCTCAATTGTTCCAATTGAGACACCATTGATTGTTAAATCACTAAGAGTACCAGATGCAACGGCAGAGACACCAGTTGATTGTACTGACCAAGAAGCTCTAACACCAGTTTTATCTGAGTTTTTATTAATAGCTTCAGCTAAAACACCCATACCCGTACCAGCACTATTACTGATTACAACACTTTCAATCTTAACATCATGACCACCATCAACAGCCACAAAGGTAAGTGTAACTTCAGCATCTGCTGAAATTAATGAACCTGTTTCAAATCTGGTATTACCAATTTTATCAGAGCTTGTAGCACCAATTGATGCTTTAACAGTAGTATTAGAGTAAGCACCTATTTGGAACTCTTTGTTTGTATATTGTCCAGAAAGCAACTGTTGACCGTTAAATGATGTAGTGCCTGCAATATTGTCAAGCTCTTCCATCAATCTAACAATATCTTGTTGTAGAGCTTTTCTGGTCTCTTCAGTTTGACCATCCTGAGCTGCTTGAGTAGCTTTGGTTTTAATGGTATCTAGAATTTTTATCTGTTCATCCATAGCTTTATCAGCTGTTTGGATAATGGCAATACCATCATTTGCATTTTTAATAGCCTGCCCCAAAGCACTTGCTTGAGCTCTTAATGAGTCAGCAATAGCCATTCCCGATGCATCGTCTGCAGCTTTATTGATGCGAAGACCAGAACTCAATCGCTCCAACGATGTATTGAGTGCGCGGTTATTTGCTACTCCGTTTGCGTGAGCATTGAGAGCCGCTATGTTTGTATTGATCCGAAAACTCATATATTCCTCCTTAATTATATGTTTCGTAAAACCTAAGCCAATCCGTTGGCAAGCCATATTTGTCTTATGGGCACCTCTAAAATCTAAAGTTACTTAGGTCTTAGAGATACCCATATAAATAAATATATGGCTGATTTTTACGAAACATTACCAAGCCTTTAGATAGTAAAAGGCTCTATGTTTTAGGCATAAGCATTTTTCGTTCCAATTTTATTTTTTTAATCACTTAACATTTTCATAACAGAGTTATCTTATAATTGTGTGTTTTTAAATTTAAGGATGGTTTTTAGTGGCTGAAAAAAATAGATTTGTTATTTTTTTTATTGTTTTAGTAATTGTTTCGATCATAGAAGCATCTATAATTTTTTATTCTAATATTGAAAAGCCATCGCAAAAAAGTGCAACAAACAGTAAAAAGGTATCTATTCATATTTGCTATGCTGAACCTGTAACTTGTAAACATCATCAGCAACAAGAGCAAAATAGAGTTGAAAAAGCTAAACCAAAACCAGAGATTAAACCAAAACCAAAAATAAAACCCAAGCCAAAACCAAAACCTAAGCCCAAACCAAAGCCGAAAACTAAAATAAAACCTAAACCTGTTCAAAAAAAAGTAGTTAAACAACCAAAACCTAAAGAGAAAAAAGAGCAGCATAAACCTGTACAAAAGCCTCAACCCAAAAGTGTTCAATCATCACCTAAAATATGTAAACCCTCTGCTCAAAAGGTAGATAGAGCAAAGATGGATGCAGTTAAAGCAGCCTATTTAAAAGAGGTTCGTGAATTAATTGAATTCAATAAGTACTATCCAAGAAGAGCAAAAAGAATGCATAGAAGCGGAGTTGTTGAGATAGAGTTTACAATACTAAAAGATGGAAAAGTTTCCAATATTAATATTTTAAAAGAGTGCAAATATAATATATTGAATAGAGCGGCAAAGAGGACATTAGAGAAGATTGGAGCATTTAAGCCATTGCCAAATGCTTTTGAGTCTGACTCTTTAACTCTTCGAGTTCCAATAAACTATATTTTGAAACATTAAAAGGAGAGATTGTGGGATTAATAGAGTATATAGAAGCCGGTGGAGTAATAATGAAAATTTTATTGGTTATGAATACTATCGGCATTGCTCTTATGGTAACTAAAGTTATACAGATTTTAATCTATAATAAAAAAGCAGAACAGCATGCAGATGAGATTTTAAGTGAATTTTCATCAATAGCATCAAAAGATAAAGATACTATAATCATTCTCATAAAAGAGCTTTTACAAAGTCGTCTTAAAAGACTTGAAAAAGGTTTGCCTACTGTAAAAAACATAGCTACAACTGCTACCCTTTTTGGTCTTCTTGGGACAGTTGTCGGCGTATTGATGGCTTTTGAAGGTATAGCAAAGGTTGGAATGGGTAACGCGCAAGTTTTTGCAAATGGTATCTCTATGGCTTTGGTTACAACAGTTGGAGGATTAATTGTAGCTATCATTCATACGGTAGGGTATAACTACATTATGGCTTATTTGGATAGTGTCGAAGCAAATCTTGAAGAAGTGATTTTATCAAAAATTTTGGGCTCCAACCAATGAAACGCAGAGAATCTTTAACTTTAGATATGACCCCTCTTGTAGATGTTGTTTTTCTGCTTCTAATATTTTTTTTAGTAACATCTGTTTTTAAAAAAGATGAATTGGCACTTATGCTAAACCTTCCAAGTTCAAAAGAGGGATCAAAGGTTATAGATAAAAAAGAGTTGATAATAGAGCTTAGCAAAGATGAGATAGCTATAAATAAAGATATTTTAACTTTTGAAGAGATAGATGCCAAGTTTGCAACAGTTAAAGATAAGGAGCGTCCAATTGTGGTGCGTATAGATAAAGATGTAAGGTATGAGCGTATCATTAAACTTTTTGATCTATTGGAGAAGTATGGATTGCATAATCTTCAGTTAGTTAAAGAATCAGGTAATTAATGAAGATAGGAATGAGACTAATCTCTGTTTCAACCATTTTACTATCTCTATTTTTCATAGGTTGTGCCTCATATAAACCTGTTCAACTTCCAAAAATTCTTAATGATACCAATCTATCACTGCCAAACAGACCTGAAAAGTGGTGGGAAGGGTTTGATGATAGAGAGTTAAACTCTCTTTTAAATGAGGCTATTACAAAAAATTTTGATCTTCTTGCAGCCAAAAGCAGAATTTCTCAAGCAAAAGAGACACTTGCAAAAATTAATTCATCACTCTATCCATCTGTTGATTTATCACTTAGTGGCTCACACTCCAAAGAGAGTTTTGAAAATGGTACCTTTGTATCCAACGACATTTCAGGCTCTTTGCAGGCAAGCTATGAAGTTGATCTTTTTGGACGATTAGATGCGCTGAGCAAAGCAGGTTTTCACGACTATAACAGGCAAAAATTTGACTATGAAACAGTGTATATTGCACTATCGTCAAATCTTGTAACAAACTGGTATGATTTAGCGTATAGTTATGAGAGTGAAAAGATTTTAAAAGAGCGTATAGAGTTGGCAAGAAAAGAGGTGGCTCTTCTTAAACAGAGGTATGAAAGACAAAGAGCTAAACTGGTAGATTTTTTGTCTCAGCAAAGCAGTTTAAAACAGATGGAGTCAGACTTAGAAGCAGTTAAGTACCAAAAAGAGCTATATAAAAACACTCTATCAGCACTTTTAGGTAAATCACCGTTAGAGTTTAATCTAAACACAATTCCATCTTTACCTGAAAAAATGCCTAAACAGATAGGTTCTGTCTCATCTGAAGTGTTGCTGAAGCGTCCAGATATTCAAGCAGCTCTTGAGTCTTTAAAAGCTCAAGATAGAAGAGTTGCGGCAACAGTTTCAGCTCAATACCCACGATTTTCAATAAGTGCTTCGGTTAGGCAAAGTGATATAACTTTAAATAACATTTTTGAAAACTGGTCTTCATCTATTGTAGCATCTTTACTTGCACCAATTTATGATGCCGGAAGTAGAGAAGCAGATGTGAAGATAGCAACAAATAAAAGAAGAGAGCTGATTTTTAATCTAAAAAAGCTTTTAGTAGAAGCAGCTGTAGAGGTTGCAAATGCTATAAAATCTATTGAGACAAAGCAGAAAAGCTACCAGATAGCTAAACAACAACTTTTAATAGCAGAAAAAAAAGAGCAGAGTTACCGTATGCATTACTTGCACGGAACAGAGGATTTTAAACGATATTTAGATGCAAAACTGGCTTTAAAGTTAGCTAAAGATAGAGAAGTCAGAAGTAGGTTGGAGTTGATAAAGGCATATATATCTTTTTACCGTGCTACAGCTTCAGGATGGAATTAGCAAA
It includes:
- a CDS encoding flagellin A, whose amino-acid sequence is MSFRINTNIAALNAHANGVANNRALNTSLERLSSGLRINKAADDASGMAIADSLRAQASALGQAIKNANDGIAIIQTADKAMDEQIKILDTIKTKATQAAQDGQTEETRKALQQDIVRLMEELDNIAGTTSFNGQQLLSGQYTNKEFQIGAYSNTTVKASIGATSSDKIGNTRFETGSLISADAEVTLTFVAVDGGHDVKIESVVISNSAGTGMGVLAEAINKNSDKTGVRASWSVQSTGVSAVASGTLSDLTINGVSIGTIEVDANDKNGALVNAINLLKDKTGVEASIDERGHLNLTSVDGRGIVVSASSGLSAVGFGTDQTEVNYGRLTLVRLDARDIVVSGGTNIGFDGSNESEETINLRSIKGGFTSSQAEAMGFVANDNIAYQVSGGVNAGVTTLKGAMAVIDIAESAQKLLDKIRSDLGSVQNQLVSTVNNISVTQVNVKSAESQIRDVDFAEESANFNKHNLLAQSGSYAMSQANAVQQNVMKLLQ
- a CDS encoding energy transducer TonB encodes the protein MAEKNRFVIFFIVLVIVSIIEASIIFYSNIEKPSQKSATNSKKVSIHICYAEPVTCKHHQQQEQNRVEKAKPKPEIKPKPKIKPKPKPKPKPKPKPKTKIKPKPVQKKVVKQPKPKEKKEQHKPVQKPQPKSVQSSPKICKPSAQKVDRAKMDAVKAAYLKEVRELIEFNKYYPRRAKRMHRSGVVEIEFTILKDGKVSNINILKECKYNILNRAAKRTLEKIGAFKPLPNAFESDSLTLRVPINYILKH
- a CDS encoding MotA/TolQ/ExbB proton channel family protein; the encoded protein is MGLIEYIEAGGVIMKILLVMNTIGIALMVTKVIQILIYNKKAEQHADEILSEFSSIASKDKDTIIILIKELLQSRLKRLEKGLPTVKNIATTATLFGLLGTVVGVLMAFEGIAKVGMGNAQVFANGISMALVTTVGGLIVAIIHTVGYNYIMAYLDSVEANLEEVILSKILGSNQ
- a CDS encoding ExbD/TolR family protein, encoding MKRRESLTLDMTPLVDVVFLLLIFFLVTSVFKKDELALMLNLPSSKEGSKVIDKKELIIELSKDEIAINKDILTFEEIDAKFATVKDKERPIVVRIDKDVRYERIIKLFDLLEKYGLHNLQLVKESGN
- a CDS encoding TolC family protein: MKIGMRLISVSTILLSLFFIGCASYKPVQLPKILNDTNLSLPNRPEKWWEGFDDRELNSLLNEAITKNFDLLAAKSRISQAKETLAKINSSLYPSVDLSLSGSHSKESFENGTFVSNDISGSLQASYEVDLFGRLDALSKAGFHDYNRQKFDYETVYIALSSNLVTNWYDLAYSYESEKILKERIELARKEVALLKQRYERQRAKLVDFLSQQSSLKQMESDLEAVKYQKELYKNTLSALLGKSPLEFNLNTIPSLPEKMPKQIGSVSSEVLLKRPDIQAALESLKAQDRRVAATVSAQYPRFSISASVRQSDITLNNIFENWSSSIVASLLAPIYDAGSREADVKIATNKRRELIFNLKKLLVEAAVEVANAIKSIETKQKSYQIAKQQLLIAEKKEQSYRMHYLHGTEDFKRYLDAKLALKLAKDREVRSRLELIKAYISFYRATASGWN